In the Telopea speciosissima isolate NSW1024214 ecotype Mountain lineage chromosome 2, Tspe_v1, whole genome shotgun sequence genome, one interval contains:
- the LOC122653066 gene encoding FCS-Like Zinc finger 8-like, protein MLRKRSRSIQKDQYKGHLMSDSASETRDFLGQKLKSGSFFSVPGLFIGFNTKGSSDSDSARSPTSPLDYKVFANLANPFRSPRASPDGPQKSWDCSKVGLGIVDSLKDEVKPFSKGPKTSESKSILFGSQFRNPSSPKHLFDSVDSSLPKVHAVSPNSQLDSPRLQLDNSDNVFRVGETRLQPKPLGKVRSWLFDSDLSATSLNSLTYLNTNLSSEDLWVEKKTAQVNSPSIINGGSNFDNSLVMKPSSLPVSFGSDVGIMGSLSAREIELSEDYTCVISHGPNPRKTHIFGDCILECHGSELTNSKKEERVMEFSPKVKCLDGSVLYPSDDFLSYCCACKKKLEQGKDIYMYRGEKAFCSSSCRSQEILVEEEMEKTVNNSSENSPGSTYPEKIFL, encoded by the exons ATGCTGAGGAAGAGGAGCCGATCAATTCAGAAAGATCAATACAAGGGTCATCTGATGTCGGATTCTGCTTCAGAGACTCGCGATTTTCTGGGGCAGAAGCTCAAAAGCGGTTCCTTTTTCAGCGTCCCTGGTTTGTTTATAGGGTTCAACACAAAGGGTTCATCAGATTCTGACTCTGCTAGAAGCCCTACTTCTCCTTTGGATTACAAGGTTTTTGCAAATTTAGCTAATCCTTTTAGGTCTCCCAGAGCAAGTCCTGATGGTCCTCAAAAAAGCTGGGATTGCAGTAAGGTCGGCCTTGGCATTGTAGATTCTCTCAAAGATGAAGTCAAACCATTTTCTAAGGGTCCTAAAACTTCGGAGAGTAAGAGTATTCTGTTCGGATCGCAGTTCAGAAAcccttcttccccaaaacaTCTGTTTGATTCGGTTGATTCTTCTCTCCCTAAGGTCCATGCGGTTTCTCCAAATTCCCAGCTTGATTCTCCCCGTCTGCAACTGGACAACTCAGATAATGTGTTTAGAGTCGGAGAAACCCGATTACAACCTAAGCCTTTAGGGAAAGTGAGGTCTTGGTTGTTTGATTCTGATCTCTCTGCAACGTCTCTGAATAGCTTAACATACCTTAACACCAATTTGAGTTCTGAAGATTTATGGGTTGAAAAGAAAACTGCCCAAGTTAATTCGCCTTCTATAATCAATGGAGGCTCAAATTTTGACAATTCTTTGGTCATGAAGCCGAGTTCGCTCCCTGTATCCTTTGGCTCTGACGTAGGAATTATGGGGTCTCTCTCTGCCCGTGAGATAGAACTATCGGAGGACTATACTTGTGTAATTTCTCATGgtccaaacccaagaaaaacTCACATTTTTGGTGACTGCATTTTAGAATGTCATGGTAGCGAGTTAACTAATtctaagaaagaagagagagtgaTGGAATTTTCACCGAAAGTTAAATGCTTGGATGGTTCTGTTCTGTATCCCTCTGATGATTTTTTGAGCTATTGTTGTGCTTGCAAGAAGAAGTTGGAACAGGGGAAAGACATCTATATGTACAG AGGTGAGAAAGCATTTTGCAGTAGCAGTTGCCGCTCCCAGGAAATTTTGGTTGAGGAGGAAATGGAGAAAACTGTCAATAATTCCTCTGAAAACTCTCCTGGATCTACCTACCctgaaaaaatatttctttag